AAATGACAACAGAAATTGTCCTGTTCCATAAGTTCTTGTGCTGCATGTTGTGCACAGAGGCAAAACTCTTAAGATTATTACCTGAGCAAATATAAGCATCCTCTCTTTACATGAGGACACGAagcctcactgctgctgccagcacaacTGTTACTGAGCATGCTGGAGACCCTTTCTATTCTGCCACTCCCTGCTAGTACCTTTTCTTAGACTTCATTCTGAAACTTCAGGTTTTGTGTTTGCATATGTATAGATATGCACATacttatatatatgtatacacatgTAAAAGAACTGGAGCTTTCCCCAGAGACAAACTTTCCTTTATAAGGTTCATACATCTAGCAATGAAAAAGCCTTACATATCAAGTCCCATAAGGATTGTATTGAAATATTACTTTGTTAATGCATAAAATTTACAACTTAAAGTCTGTCAATATTAGGAAGCTACTAATTAAACTATGAATTCTCTGCCAATCTCAAACATATGCTTCTTGATACTTAATATATTGTACCTAACACTGTAATCAgtggttttattaaaaattaaaggcagactttcttttttaaatattaggCTGAATTTAATTGACAGGAAAAACCTGCTAGATTTGCTCATTAATTTCATTATGTCAGTTATTTCACTATCTCCTagccattaaaataatttcagcacCTCTCATCCTTGAAACCTCTACTTTCTTGATGATTAATTTGTCTTCACTACATTCTAGAACACTCTTAAACTACCACATATTAGAAAACATGTATTCTTTTCAAGAACtcttaaaaattcttcattGATAACATACCATAAGGAACACAGATATTTATTTACAACAGATAAAGGAAAAGTTTTGCCTTAAACTGATCAAAGCCCAGCATGAGATCTTAGAGAGATCATTCCCAAAATATccagctgtcctgctgcaggatggaaTTGAGCAGTCCTGCTTCTATCAGGTTTGTGCCACGCCAGGAACTGacctggaggctgcagcagccctttgTAGCCTGCGACTGAACTCATCTATCTCGGCCATTGTGCTATGGGTCAGTGAccaagcaggagctgccaccaAGCACCACTCTCCATGTCCTCTTCTGCCCTCTTCCAATGCCATGTatcttccttttaaaagaagCTGGATATAGTTCCCAAATTTGGTCATGTCACGCCATATGACCATGTCTGGCAGCACCAGAAAGGGCTGCAAAGAACCCGAGATTCCCCTGTTGGTACAGGGACATTATTTCACACCAGCATGGCAAGTCTGCAAATCCAGACCCTGTACGTGTATATTGGGCTAGGAATAActgctgcattttcctcttgaaaTGATAACCCAGGTTctcatggttttttttaaatgcaaagttTCATAAATATGAAAATTGATGTTAAATCATTCCACAAGGGATTTGGTTCAAAACTCACCTTTCTAGTTTCCAGCTGAGCTTCTTCTTGGCAGCACTCCCTGCAGAACGGATCCAGCTGATTCAGATTGAACTGCCCAAGAAGGTTGCAAGAACTGCACAGCAAGTTACTGGAGAAACCCAGCTCTCTGCAAGCTTCTGATGACAACTGTGCTCCATAAACACTTACCTGAAAGTCAATACAATGTCACACTTagtattaatttctttaaaagatgGTTTTAAATGCTGTAATGATTAGAAAGAATGAGTTAGTCTCTTGTGACTGTTTTACAGCAATGCCTAAATGGTCAGCCCAAGGGTTCAAAACACCACCCTATTGAGAAAGAGGCTCCTAACCTACCAGGGAATTCCACACACTCATCATATCTACATTTCAAGGTATCAGACCTTGCCAAAATACACTTCTGATAGCTCTACTGCTTTCCTACTGCTAACTTCAAGTTAAGAAGGAAACCCAAAGGTAATGAATCAGCTGAAATGCACATGGTTACAGCTTTCCAAAGCCTCCTCTTcaaaaagaatttcagagaGTTTCAGATCACTGAAAACACTCATGGAAAGTAATGCAACAGCTAAGCTCAGGAAAAACACAACCAGGAAGTGATAAAATTCACTAAAGTGCTCAACAAGACATACAGGTaggattttaatttcatgtttgCATTGATGTTACAGGAAAATTACACATACTATTAAGTGGAAGTGCAGATAAAAACCTGCTATTCTGATTTATCAGCTTTACAAAGCTTGCTTTACAACAGGCCATTCAATTACGTGGCTTCTACGTAAAACACCAGTTCTGCTTTTTATGGGCAGCAATAATAATGCAACCAATCACAACACTTAAATgatatttgggttttgttgtcaTAGAAtcactaaggttggaaaagacctctaagatcatcacCGAGCCCAGTCATTAACCCAGCACTACAGTGTTCAGCCCCAGACCCTggccccagtgccacatccatgtgCCTTTTGaatgctcccagggatggtgattccaccccttccctgggcagcccattccagtgcctgaccaccttTTCAGTGACAAAATTATTCCTAATATCCTATCTAAACCTCCCCTTGTGCAAGCTGAAGCCATCTTCTCTCACTTgctacctgggagaagaggccaacccccaTGTGGCTACACTCGCAGGTGGTTGTAGAGACTGATAAGTTCCCCCTGAACGTCCTTTTCTCCTGGAtgagctcccccagctgctcctcacagaacctgtgctccagacccttccccagctcccctgaCCTTCTCTGGGCTCaatccagcccctcaatgtctttcttgtagcaAATTCACATTCCCACTTTTCTACACATAGATTCCCTCACACCTTGGCTTAAAACCTTCCcttccagctgcctgctttGGAGGGGAAAAACTGAGAGAGGAAATTAAGAATGGAGAGATAGAAGATGGCTCTCCCAGATGCTTTTCAGTCTGGGTAAAACACCCCAAGCAAAACCTGCTACACCCAAAGCACTCAGCAgtgtgctcagagctgagtGACAGGGCACCAGCAAACTCAACTGGATGGTAACAGGCCAAGACCCAGAAGAGCCATGCTGGGCCAAACAGAGAAGTACAGAAGGAAAACTAAGTTTGTCATTCAGCAAAACAGATACTCCTCACATTCACACGCCATCTAATCCATGCAGCACATCCAAGTTAGATAGAGACAAAACccatttcctctgctgaaatGGCCAacctgcagctgaaggaaagaCATGTCACGTTTGTGACAGATAGAAAACATTATGGACTGAGGATTGGTAGAAAATATAATAGGTGCCTCATTATTCTCTGTATCTGCTAAAAAGTAAGAGTTAAAGCATAAACAGAGAAGTATAATACACAATAAAGCTATTCTGAAATCACTGTTCTATCAGgcagaaagatatttttctgcttcctacAGGGCACTCAGGCAAGCAAAACTGGAACCTGTTCTACTGGAATAATTTAGCCTTTTATAGGATTTTTACTAAAGTATTTAGTTTTCAAAGTAGTATTTACTTTCTTCAAGTATTTATCTTTTCTGAGGAATACTGGCAATAAGAAACACAACAGTGACACAGTAGTATAAAAAGCCCCCAAGGAGCATTCCAAACTCTGCTGGAGCTACATTTTAATTATGGCTCATGTATTAATGATGGTAGTAACTAAAACCATCTTCTTGCACCTTGCTGCTTGCTCTCCACCCCTTTGATGCTTTACTGCCATGTTTTCActtcactgtcactgctgcatctgctgccCTCGGGGCAGTACCAGGGCTGCCGGCATTGTCACTTGGCTTCCAGCAGCCTCTCTCCTGACACCTTCGCCCAGCAGACCCCTAAACAATCCATGAACGCAAGGCCAATGCTCTCCTGAGAATTCTTTTTGGGGTtatgtgtgtgtgagaaagaaCCAACCAAAACACTAACAGTGTATGAAAGCAAGGAAAGGGTCCACTACATGATAATTCCTCACTCAAGCAGTTTTGGTTACATATCAAGCTCAAAACACCTTAATAAAAGTACAGAgaggtaaaaggaaaaataaagagaagaaagtcTCAATCCCTAATATTTTTACTCAATTTTCAGTATCTTAACTAtcatattttcctgaaaaaataaatcactaatCATAATACATCTCTCTGGGACTGGAAAAAATCCCTCACACTCCAGAAAGCAAATTCCCATCAGAACAAGGTAAATTCAGACACTTAGCAAGAGATGCGCTTCATTCCATCAGCGTTTTCTCCTTCAAAGCTTTGCCTCCAAATACAGGCTAcactgttgttttgttttcacaccaaataatttactgtatttaaaaaaaaggcagcaccAATACAAACTGTTTTAGGAAGAAGGCAGAAGTAGAGACCAATCTCCGACATGGAAAGCAAAAGAGGCGGCCACGGCCGCAGGAGCGGGAGGAAACGCCCGCGCCTCCCGCCCCGGGACACGTCTTACGCCGCCTTCCCCGCCCTCACACCCGCTCCCTctgtcaggagctgcagccGCGCTCAGCCCCGAGCGCGAACGCGCCGGATCGGCTCTCACCGCCTGCAAccccaggagccagcagagccagcgCCGCCCCAGCGCCCCCagctcggccgccgccgccatcttggtGCCGGAGCGCCCGTGCCAGCAAAGCCGCGGGCCGCGGAAGGACCTCACCCGTGGCGGGTGACCGACGCAGCGCCTGATGCGGGAGAGCATAGACTTGCTCCCAGCCCCCGGCACTGCAAGCAGAAACTGCTAACCCAGAATATATTCTGGAATTCTAGA
This sequence is a window from Motacilla alba alba isolate MOTALB_02 chromosome 8, Motacilla_alba_V1.0_pri, whole genome shotgun sequence. Protein-coding genes within it:
- the SELENOF gene encoding selenoprotein F, whose amino-acid sequence is MLSRIRRCVGHPPRVRSFRGPRLCWHGRSGTKMAAAAELGALGRRWLCWLLGLQAVSVYGAQLSSEACRELGFSSNLLCSSCNLLGQFNLNQLDPFCRECCQEEAQLETRKLYAGAVLEVCGUKLGRFPQVQAFVRSDKPKLFRGLQIKYVRGSDPVLKLLDDSGNIAEELSILKWNTDSVEEFLSEKLERL